In one window of Massilibacterium senegalense DNA:
- the nusB gene encoding transcription antitermination factor NusB — MSRRMAREKALQSLFQIDLSNESPQIAIENVLDGEKKDAFLEEIVFGTCEKQQEIDALLSEHLKNWALDRLVNIDRSILRMAVYELLYMENIPVNVTLNEAIELAKSFGTDESSRFINGVLSSIIQATEIKK; from the coding sequence ATGAGTAGACGAATGGCACGTGAGAAAGCTCTACAATCCCTTTTTCAAATTGATTTAAGTAATGAAAGTCCGCAAATTGCGATAGAAAACGTATTAGATGGAGAAAAAAAAGATGCCTTTTTAGAGGAAATTGTTTTTGGAACATGTGAAAAACAACAAGAAATCGATGCGTTACTCTCTGAACATTTAAAAAATTGGGCATTAGATCGATTAGTAAATATTGATCGTTCTATTTTAAGAATGGCGGTTTATGAGTTATTATATATGGAGAATATTCCCGTTAATGTGACATTAAACGAAGCAATTGAACTGGCAAAATCATTTGGAACAGATGAATCTAGTCGCTTTATTAACGGAGTATTATCGAGCATTATTCAAGCAACTGAAATAAAAAAATAA
- a CDS encoding Asp23/Gls24 family envelope stress response protein, which yields MTQHDEGKEKLGKIEIAPEVIEVITAIATQEVEGVAELKSTFAEGVVEKLGRKNYSKGVKVEITDEGIMIDIFVMVDFGVSIPKVGVEIQNHVRKQLETMASLEPKSIDVHITGVQFSEQTE from the coding sequence TTGACTCAACATGACGAAGGGAAAGAGAAATTAGGGAAAATCGAAATTGCACCGGAAGTCATTGAAGTGATTACGGCTATTGCGACGCAAGAAGTAGAAGGGGTGGCGGAATTAAAATCTACTTTTGCAGAAGGTGTTGTGGAAAAATTAGGCCGTAAAAATTATTCCAAAGGTGTCAAAGTGGAAATTACCGACGAAGGGATTATGATTGACATTTTTGTTATGGTAGACTTTGGGGTGTCGATTCCTAAAGTAGGTGTCGAAATTCAAAATCATGTCCGGAAACAATTAGAAACAATGGCATCTCTTGAACCAAAGTCCATCGATGTCCACATTACAGGTGTGCAGTTTTCTGAACAAACAGAATAA
- the accC gene encoding acetyl-CoA carboxylase biotin carboxylase subunit: protein MIKKVLIANRGEIAVRIIRACKELGIKSVAIYSDADRDSLHVKLADEAYCVGPRLSSESYLKKEAVLEVAKRSGADGIHPGYGFLAENADFAKMCEENGIKFIGPSSAAITQMGIKDIAKETVQKAGVPTVPGSDGLVKSVEDAIEVANEIGYPVIIKATAGGGGKGIRICNNEEELVKGMNITQKEAAAAFGNPDVYLEKCITDFRHVEIQILADEHGNVLHLGERDCTIQRRMQKLVEEAPSPVLTEETRQKMGQAAVNAAKACNYTGAGTIEFIYDNSAPGTFYFMEMNTRIQVEHPVTEQVTGLDLVKWQIRIASGEELTLKQEDVQLKGHAIECRINAENPYKNFMPSPGKINTYLAPGGIGVRIDSACYQGYSIPPFYDSMVAKLITFGDTREEAIARMKRALDEFEIDGVNTTIPFHSRLFDHEVFVGGEFNTKFLETYNVMDDEEK, encoded by the coding sequence ATGATTAAAAAAGTGCTAATTGCCAATCGTGGGGAAATTGCAGTTCGTATTATTCGAGCTTGTAAAGAACTTGGCATTAAAAGCGTAGCTATTTATTCAGATGCAGACCGAGACTCTTTACACGTAAAACTAGCAGATGAAGCTTATTGCGTGGGTCCACGTCTTTCATCTGAAAGTTATTTAAAAAAAGAAGCAGTGTTAGAAGTAGCAAAAAGATCTGGAGCAGATGGTATTCACCCTGGTTATGGATTTTTAGCGGAAAATGCAGATTTCGCAAAAATGTGTGAAGAAAACGGCATTAAATTTATTGGCCCTTCTTCCGCTGCGATTACGCAAATGGGTATTAAAGATATTGCGAAAGAAACAGTACAGAAAGCAGGAGTTCCTACTGTTCCTGGTTCTGACGGTCTTGTTAAAAGTGTAGAAGATGCAATTGAAGTTGCAAACGAAATCGGTTACCCAGTAATCATTAAAGCAACTGCTGGTGGTGGCGGTAAAGGTATCCGGATTTGTAACAACGAAGAAGAATTAGTAAAAGGGATGAACATTACACAAAAAGAAGCAGCAGCAGCATTTGGTAACCCAGATGTATACCTTGAAAAATGTATTACAGACTTCCGTCACGTTGAAATTCAAATTTTAGCGGACGAGCACGGAAATGTTCTTCACTTAGGTGAACGTGATTGTACAATCCAACGTCGGATGCAAAAATTAGTAGAAGAAGCACCTTCACCAGTGTTAACAGAAGAAACACGTCAAAAAATGGGTCAAGCGGCTGTAAATGCAGCAAAAGCTTGTAACTATACAGGTGCCGGTACAATTGAATTTATTTACGATAATTCAGCTCCAGGAACATTTTACTTTATGGAAATGAATACTCGTATCCAAGTAGAACATCCAGTAACAGAACAAGTAACTGGATTAGATCTTGTAAAATGGCAAATTCGTATTGCCTCAGGTGAAGAATTAACACTTAAACAAGAAGATGTTCAATTAAAAGGTCACGCTATTGAGTGTCGTATCAATGCGGAAAATCCGTACAAAAATTTCATGCCATCACCAGGTAAAATTAATACATATTTAGCACCAGGTGGTATTGGCGTGCGTATCGATTCTGCTTGTTACCAAGGATATTCTATTCCACCATTCTACGATTCAATGGTTGCAAAGTTAATCACATTTGGTGATACTCGTGAAGAAGCGATTGCTCGTATGAAACGTGCACTTGACGAGTTTGAAATCGATGGTGTGAATACGACAATTCCTTTCCATTCTCGTTTATTCGACCATGAAGTGTTCGTTGGTGGAGAGTTCAATACGAAATTCTTAGAAACGTACAATGTAATGGACGACGAAGAAAAATAA
- the accB gene encoding acetyl-CoA carboxylase biotin carboxyl carrier protein codes for MLKIQEIRELIKLMDQSNLDEFKYELDGAKITLKRNKEKIVAADVISVAAPQAPVAPAAPAKEVAPAAPKAEVAPVKEEAPAPAAPSANVDDPSLVKITSPMVGTFYASPSPDQPAYVKVGDKVDEESIVCIVEAMKLFNEIEAEVKGEIVEVLVQNEQLVEYGQPLFLVKPE; via the coding sequence ATGTTAAAAATTCAAGAAATCCGAGAACTAATCAAGTTAATGGACCAATCTAACTTAGATGAATTCAAGTACGAACTTGATGGTGCAAAAATTACACTTAAAAGAAATAAAGAGAAAATTGTTGCAGCTGACGTTATTTCAGTAGCAGCTCCACAAGCACCAGTAGCACCAGCAGCTCCTGCGAAAGAAGTAGCACCAGCAGCTCCAAAAGCAGAAGTAGCTCCTGTGAAAGAAGAAGCACCTGCACCAGCAGCTCCAAGTGCAAATGTAGATGATCCTTCATTAGTGAAAATCACTTCACCAATGGTAGGTACATTTTATGCATCACCATCTCCAGATCAACCGGCTTATGTTAAAGTTGGCGATAAAGTAGATGAAGAATCTATCGTTTGTATCGTAGAAGCAATGAAATTATTCAACGAAATTGAAGCAGAAGTTAAAGGTGAAATTGTTGAAGTATTAGTTCAAAATGAACAACTTGTAGAATATGGACAACCATTATTCCTAGTAAAACCTGAATAA
- a CDS encoding SpoIIIAH-like family protein, translating to MVRKQTIWLLTMLSLMVILSAYYMLDPERKKENEAYIETLKEKEDKPMVEEKDTKEEQTTEQTKEEPQEQSVEATNEDDVFQTLRLERDGNRSQMKEEYTQMIASNETPAEIKNDAYQKMEALQEVAQKETMLESLIRSKGYEDALVSTNGDQVRIIVKSNQLTKKEADHLMIIAMDELGHKNVAVEYQAK from the coding sequence ATGGTGAGAAAACAAACGATTTGGTTGCTGACAATGTTAAGTTTAATGGTGATTTTATCTGCTTATTACATGCTAGACCCTGAACGAAAAAAAGAAAACGAAGCATATATCGAGACATTAAAAGAAAAAGAAGACAAACCAATGGTAGAAGAAAAAGATACAAAAGAAGAACAAACAACGGAACAAACAAAAGAAGAGCCACAAGAACAATCGGTAGAAGCGACGAACGAAGATGATGTCTTTCAAACATTACGTTTAGAAAGAGATGGAAATCGTAGCCAAATGAAAGAAGAATATACACAAATGATTGCTTCTAATGAAACGCCTGCAGAAATTAAAAATGATGCTTATCAAAAAATGGAAGCACTACAAGAAGTGGCTCAAAAAGAAACGATGTTAGAGTCGCTCATTCGCTCCAAAGGATACGAAGATGCATTAGTATCGACCAACGGGGACCAAGTTAGAATTATTGTTAAATCGAATCAACTGACAAAAAAAGAAGCAGATCATTTAATGATTATTGCGATGGATGAATTAGGACATAAAAATGTAGCGGTAGAATATCAAGCAAAGTAA
- the spoIIIAG gene encoding stage III sporulation protein AG yields the protein MIKSESFVHFLKKKTTIIILFGLGFLFMISTTIMPNQVEQASMFPTDSPNKKEEQDWNDVQKYEDFYEEKLQRTLEEIAGVSDVTVLITLEAMDTQVVEKNKKEKTQKTIETDQKGGKREIEDHSIDDEIVVEKTNGEERPFIIREDQPKVRGVLVVAKGVENPKIKTMVIEAVSRTLNVGSHRISVLPKEK from the coding sequence ATGATCAAAAGCGAGTCGTTTGTCCATTTTTTGAAAAAAAAAACAACCATCATTATTTTGTTTGGTCTTGGGTTTCTTTTTATGATTAGTACAACAATTATGCCAAATCAAGTGGAACAAGCATCTATGTTTCCAACAGATTCCCCAAATAAAAAAGAAGAGCAGGATTGGAATGACGTACAAAAGTACGAAGATTTTTATGAAGAAAAACTCCAACGAACATTAGAAGAAATTGCAGGCGTGAGCGATGTAACGGTGTTAATTACATTAGAAGCGATGGATACGCAAGTGGTGGAAAAAAATAAAAAAGAAAAAACACAAAAAACAATTGAAACAGATCAAAAAGGAGGAAAAAGGGAAATTGAAGATCATTCTATTGACGACGAAATTGTCGTAGAAAAAACGAATGGAGAAGAACGTCCGTTTATTATTCGTGAAGATCAACCGAAAGTGCGTGGGGTCCTGGTTGTAGCAAAAGGAGTAGAAAATCCAAAAATAAAAACAATGGTAATAGAAGCTGTCAGTCGAACGTTAAATGTAGGGTCGCATCGGATTTCAGTTTTACCAAAAGAAAAGTAA
- the spoIIIAF gene encoding stage III sporulation protein AF — protein MAMIIPWITSLIFLLLLLSLVEWLLPNTSYRPYLSLFLGMVLVLFLIKPLSAIFSIQPDQWIEKEIEQFFHHETIEKSYQIQKKEIQASLDAYILEQTRQQMIREVEKELKETFQKEIIAIHFWETNKNNDGVTVILQDFQIQKIDPIIIRPEREATQANDKKELSAFFQEKWGLAEEQLKIEVKRE, from the coding sequence ATGGCTATGATAATACCTTGGATAACCTCTCTTATTTTTTTATTATTGCTTCTTTCTTTAGTGGAATGGCTGTTGCCAAATACGAGTTATCGTCCTTATTTATCGTTGTTTTTAGGAATGGTGCTTGTGTTATTTTTGATCAAGCCTTTGTCGGCGATATTTTCTATCCAACCGGATCAATGGATAGAAAAAGAAATAGAGCAGTTTTTTCATCATGAAACAATAGAAAAATCGTATCAAATACAAAAAAAAGAAATACAAGCTTCCCTGGATGCATATATTTTAGAACAGACGAGACAGCAAATGATCAGAGAGGTAGAAAAAGAATTGAAAGAAACATTTCAAAAAGAAATTATCGCTATTCATTTTTGGGAAACAAACAAGAACAATGACGGTGTAACAGTGATTCTTCAAGATTTTCAAATTCAAAAAATAGATCCGATTATTATTAGACCAGAACGAGAAGCGACACAAGCCAACGATAAAAAAGAACTCTCTGCATTTTTTCAAGAAAAATGGGGACTAGCAGAAGAACAATTAAAAATTGAAGTGAAAAGGGAATGA
- the spoIIIAE gene encoding stage III sporulation protein AE, with translation MKMRRWLFLLFFLFGFQEEVWATTEETNVEKMTKAQLEALPLETLEKEWNEWKKGYEQSMPELSDLSFVDLMHGSFSFQQMITLVVHLFFAEWVGQGKLLVVLITLLLLSALLKLLHQSFASNHIHPITYMCMFILLFVTVLESFKQTIQLVISSIDAMVSMMIAFVPLFLSLMLSTGQIVSATLFHPLLIFFLNFMSFSVQKLFVPLLLLASFFHLFSLLSSHTNTLKLAILIRQTVFTLLSVFFAIFLGMTSIRGAAASIGDGVALKTVKFMTGNFIPVLGKFFTEAADTVLSTSMLVKNTIGIAGLLFIVWILLFPVIKIGVIAIMYRVSSALLQPIGEVKMIECVDVAGKYILYFLVLLLFVSFLFFFLLSIMIISGNLFLMVK, from the coding sequence ATGAAAATGAGACGATGGTTATTTCTTCTTTTTTTCTTATTCGGTTTTCAAGAAGAAGTTTGGGCCACTACTGAAGAAACGAATGTTGAAAAAATGACAAAAGCACAATTAGAAGCTTTGCCTCTCGAAACATTGGAAAAAGAATGGAATGAATGGAAAAAGGGTTACGAGCAATCGATGCCAGAGTTATCCGATCTTTCTTTTGTCGATTTAATGCACGGGTCTTTTTCTTTTCAACAAATGATAACGCTTGTTGTGCATCTTTTTTTTGCAGAGTGGGTAGGCCAAGGAAAATTGTTGGTTGTTTTGATTACACTTCTTTTATTAAGCGCTCTTTTGAAATTATTGCACCAATCGTTTGCTTCTAATCACATTCACCCTATTACGTATATGTGTATGTTTATCTTATTGTTTGTGACCGTGTTAGAAAGTTTTAAGCAAACGATTCAATTAGTTATTTCTAGTATTGATGCAATGGTATCGATGATGATTGCTTTTGTCCCACTGTTTTTAAGTTTAATGTTATCAACTGGACAAATTGTCTCTGCTACATTGTTTCACCCACTTCTTATTTTTTTCTTAAACTTTATGAGCTTTTCTGTTCAAAAACTTTTTGTCCCATTGTTATTGCTAGCTTCCTTTTTTCATTTGTTCAGTTTACTTTCATCCCATACTAATACGTTAAAGCTAGCCATTTTAATCCGGCAAACGGTGTTTACATTACTAAGTGTCTTTTTTGCTATTTTTTTAGGAATGACATCAATTCGAGGGGCAGCTGCATCGATTGGCGATGGAGTCGCCTTGAAAACAGTAAAATTTATGACGGGAAATTTTATCCCTGTATTAGGAAAGTTTTTTACAGAAGCTGCTGATACGGTTCTTTCTACAAGTATGCTAGTAAAAAATACGATTGGAATTGCAGGATTATTGTTTATTGTTTGGATTCTGTTGTTTCCTGTTATAAAAATTGGGGTTATCGCGATTATGTACCGCGTTTCAAGTGCTTTATTACAACCAATTGGAGAGGTAAAGATGATTGAATGTGTAGATGTAGCTGGAAAGTATATATTGTATTTTTTAGTATTACTTTTGTTTGTTTCTTTCTTATTTTTTTTCCTTCTATCTATCATGATCATTTCTGGTAATTTATTTTTGATGGTGAAATAA
- the spoIIIAD gene encoding stage III sporulation protein AD: MTEWLQMISIAFVAMFLSLVLKEQHTLFSFLVIFVAGLFIFFLLLDSIQQIFTSIIQLSKQLKMDEPYVLLIMKMIGVAYIAELSAQLMKDAGFQALSYKIELSAKILMITMAMPILTALIESFVQMIQSFL, encoded by the coding sequence ATGACAGAATGGTTACAAATGATTAGTATTGCGTTTGTGGCAATGTTTTTATCACTTGTATTAAAAGAACAGCACACTCTTTTTAGTTTTCTTGTTATTTTTGTAGCTGGTTTGTTTATTTTTTTCTTACTCCTCGATTCTATTCAACAAATTTTCACCTCGATTATACAATTAAGTAAACAATTAAAAATGGACGAACCTTATGTTCTTTTAATCATGAAAATGATTGGAGTTGCTTATATTGCGGAACTGAGTGCGCAATTAATGAAAGATGCTGGTTTTCAAGCATTAAGCTATAAAATAGAGCTTTCTGCAAAAATTTTAATGATTACAATGGCTATGCCAATTTTAACAGCGTTAATTGAATCTTTTGTACAAATGATTCAATCTTTCTTGTAG
- the spoIIIAC gene encoding stage III sporulation protein AC produces MFYDVNIIFQIAGVGIIVAMLHTVLKQMGKEDWAHWVTLIGFVVVLYLVASILDDLFQKIKDVFLFQ; encoded by the coding sequence TTGTTCTATGATGTAAACATCATTTTTCAAATTGCTGGCGTTGGCATTATTGTCGCGATGTTGCATACCGTGTTAAAACAAATGGGAAAAGAAGACTGGGCACACTGGGTCACATTAATTGGTTTTGTTGTTGTCCTATACTTAGTAGCCTCTATTTTAGATGATTTATTTCAAAAAATTAAAGATGTTTTTCTCTTTCAATAG
- a CDS encoding stage III sporulation protein AB has translation MVKLIGALFIMLSSIIFGMVWQEKYDRRLREIRYISHMLKWMEAEIIFRKLPLQMICEKIKQEAPPNYQSFFASLQHDLEQSKADLMTIWNENIDRFEKNWALKKEEKWLLKDIGHTLGKFNRVEQEKQFALTQLHLAEQEQEAFLEKQKVKQLGVRVSLLFGLMFVILLI, from the coding sequence ATGGTAAAGCTCATAGGTGCTCTTTTTATTATGCTGTCATCGATTATTTTTGGAATGGTGTGGCAGGAAAAGTACGATCGGCGTTTGCGGGAAATTCGGTATATTAGCCATATGTTAAAGTGGATGGAAGCAGAAATTATTTTTCGAAAATTACCGTTACAAATGATATGTGAAAAAATTAAACAAGAAGCTCCTCCTAATTATCAATCTTTTTTTGCTTCTTTGCAGCATGATTTAGAACAAAGTAAAGCTGATTTGATGACGATTTGGAATGAGAATATTGATCGTTTTGAAAAAAATTGGGCATTAAAAAAAGAAGAAAAATGGTTGTTAAAAGATATTGGACACACGTTAGGAAAATTTAATCGTGTAGAACAAGAAAAGCAATTTGCATTAACCCAACTCCATTTAGCAGAACAAGAACAAGAAGCTTTTTTAGAAAAACAAAAAGTAAAGCAATTAGGGGTAAGAGTTTCGCTGTTATTCGGATTGATGTTCGTTATTTTATTAATATGA
- the spoIIIAA gene encoding stage III sporulation protein AA — translation MRQVIEWLPSSFHCLWETLPLDKVEEIRIRSYQPIEIMLTDDVLFLEELMMTPLQIEHLFQKLAHYSIYAFEEELKNGYLTIAGGHRVGFAGQPMIDQQKIQTFRFISSLNIRIAKEKIGIAQSFLPYVYQKQLYSTLLIGPPQVGKTTLLRDFVRLFSQGNQAQPSMKVAVVDERSEICACVKGLPSFSFGPRLDVLDGCPKSEGVMLFIRAMSPDVIIVDEIGREADIDALLEGMNAGVSFMATAHGKTLQDICRRPSFMPLMDNRLFERYIVLHRMQDVFSATIYNESLEKITKVYLQKW, via the coding sequence ATGAGACAAGTAATCGAGTGGTTACCTTCATCGTTTCATTGTTTGTGGGAGACATTACCGTTAGATAAAGTGGAGGAAATTAGAATTAGAAGTTACCAACCAATAGAAATCATGTTAACAGATGATGTACTTTTTTTAGAAGAATTAATGATGACACCTCTTCAAATTGAACATTTGTTTCAAAAATTAGCGCATTACTCCATTTATGCTTTTGAAGAAGAATTGAAGAATGGATATTTAACGATTGCAGGAGGGCATCGGGTCGGTTTTGCAGGACAACCAATGATTGATCAACAAAAAATACAAACTTTTCGTTTTATTTCTTCCTTAAATATTCGAATTGCCAAAGAAAAAATAGGCATTGCGCAATCATTTCTCCCGTATGTGTATCAAAAGCAACTTTATTCTACTTTACTCATTGGTCCGCCACAAGTTGGAAAAACAACATTGTTACGAGATTTTGTTCGCCTATTTAGTCAAGGAAATCAAGCGCAACCATCTATGAAAGTGGCTGTGGTAGATGAACGTTCTGAAATTTGTGCGTGTGTAAAAGGATTACCTTCCTTTTCATTTGGTCCACGTCTAGATGTCTTAGATGGTTGTCCAAAATCAGAAGGTGTGATGCTATTTATTCGAGCGATGAGCCCGGATGTTATTATTGTGGATGAAATTGGAAGAGAAGCGGACATTGATGCATTATTAGAAGGAATGAATGCTGGCGTTTCTTTCATGGCAACCGCACATGGAAAAACGCTACAAGATATTTGTCGACGTCCGTCTTTTATGCCGTTAATGGACAATCGATTGTTTGAGCGGTATATCGTGTTACATCGTATGCAAGATGTATTTTCAGCAACGATTTATAACGAATCATTGGAGAAAATAACAAAGGTGTATCTACAAAAATGGTAA
- the efp gene encoding elongation factor P — MISVNDFRTGLTIEVDGGIWQVLEFQHVKPGKGSAFVRSKLRNLRTGSTQEKTFRAGEKVARAHIENRRMQYLYNSGDVHTFMDNETYEQLELTEAQIKYELQFLKENMEVHIMSYQGETLGVELPNTVELTVTSTEPGVKGDTATGASKPATLETGYVVQVPLFVNEGDVLVIDTRSGDYVSRA; from the coding sequence ATGATTTCAGTAAATGATTTTCGTACAGGTTTAACAATAGAAGTGGATGGAGGAATTTGGCAAGTCCTTGAATTCCAACATGTAAAACCAGGGAAAGGTTCAGCATTCGTTCGTTCAAAACTTCGTAACTTACGTACAGGTTCTACACAAGAAAAAACGTTCCGTGCTGGTGAAAAAGTTGCACGTGCACACATTGAAAACCGCAGAATGCAATATTTATATAACAGTGGTGATGTGCATACATTCATGGATAACGAAACATATGAACAATTAGAATTAACAGAAGCTCAAATTAAATATGAACTTCAATTTTTAAAAGAAAACATGGAAGTACATATAATGTCTTATCAAGGTGAAACATTAGGAGTAGAATTACCAAATACAGTAGAATTAACTGTTACTTCTACAGAACCGGGAGTAAAAGGAGATACTGCTACAGGTGCATCTAAACCTGCTACACTTGAAACAGGTTATGTGGTTCAAGTGCCATTATTCGTAAACGAAGGCGATGTGCTAGTAATCGATACACGTTCTGGTGACTATGTTTCTCGTGCATAA
- a CDS encoding M24 family metallopeptidase: MDRLQALRKEMDKKGIDALLITGIENRRYVTGFTGSSGVAFVTDKHALLITDFRYIEQATVQAPSFEIVKHTGPMTEEVAKQVQRLAVKKVAFERDHMTYALYEMYQKVLPAELVPVHGLVENLRLIKDSEEIKIIKEAAKIADASFHHILTFIRPGIKEIDIATELEYVMRKQGASSSSFDTIVASGVRSSLPHGVASHKIIEHGDIITLDFGAYYQGYCSDITRTIAVGSVDSKLQEIYHIVLEAQIKGIQGIKPGITGKEADAITRDYITSKGYGENFGHSTGHGIGLEIHEGPALSVRSDIILQPGMVVTCEPGIYVEGFGGVRIEDDLLITEQGNEVLTTAPKELIILDA; this comes from the coding sequence ATGGATCGTTTGCAAGCATTACGCAAGGAGATGGATAAAAAAGGTATCGATGCCTTGCTTATTACAGGAATAGAAAACCGTCGTTACGTAACAGGTTTTACGGGATCTAGTGGAGTTGCATTCGTAACAGACAAACATGCCCTATTAATTACGGATTTTCGTTATATCGAACAAGCAACTGTGCAAGCACCATCTTTTGAAATTGTGAAACATACAGGACCGATGACAGAAGAAGTAGCAAAACAAGTACAGCGACTAGCGGTTAAAAAAGTAGCTTTTGAACGTGATCATATGACCTATGCATTATATGAAATGTATCAAAAAGTTTTGCCAGCGGAACTCGTTCCTGTACATGGTCTTGTAGAAAATTTACGCTTGATTAAGGATAGCGAAGAGATTAAGATAATAAAAGAAGCGGCGAAAATTGCAGATGCGTCTTTTCATCATATTTTAACGTTCATTCGACCGGGAATAAAAGAAATTGATATTGCCACTGAATTAGAATATGTGATGCGAAAACAAGGTGCGTCATCCTCTTCTTTTGATACAATTGTTGCCTCCGGTGTTCGTTCTAGTTTGCCTCATGGGGTAGCAAGTCATAAAATAATTGAACATGGTGATATTATTACGCTTGACTTTGGTGCTTATTATCAAGGCTATTGTTCAGATATCACAAGGACGATTGCAGTAGGTAGCGTAGATTCTAAACTTCAAGAAATTTATCATATTGTCTTAGAAGCACAAATCAAAGGGATCCAAGGGATTAAACCGGGGATAACAGGAAAAGAAGCAGATGCCATAACGAGAGACTATATTACTTCAAAGGGATACGGCGAAAACTTCGGACATTCAACAGGGCATGGAATTGGTCTTGAAATTCACGAAGGGCCTGCATTATCTGTCCGTTCCGATATCATATTGCAGCCAGGAATGGTCGTAACGTGTGAACCAGGTATTTACGTGGAAGGATTTGGTGGCGTTCGTATTGAGGATGATTTATTGATAACCGAACAAGGGAATGAAGTATTAACGACAGCACCGAAGGAATTAATTATTTTAGATGCATAA
- the aroQ gene encoding type II 3-dehydroquinate dehydratase, whose amino-acid sequence MKKIVIINGPNLNRLGKREPEIYGSETLKDLETYVTDVATTLSCQVEFRQSNHEGDIIDWIHEAEGVKDGIILNPGAFTHYSYAIRDAVASVTVPLIEVHVSNVHAREEFRHHSVIAPVATGQIVGLGFTGYELALCALMK is encoded by the coding sequence ATGAAAAAAATCGTAATCATTAATGGACCAAATTTAAATCGACTTGGCAAACGAGAACCAGAAATTTACGGAAGCGAAACGTTAAAAGATTTAGAAACGTATGTGACAGATGTTGCGACGACGCTCTCTTGTCAAGTGGAATTTCGACAATCGAATCATGAAGGAGATATTATAGATTGGATTCATGAAGCAGAGGGAGTAAAAGATGGGATTATTTTAAATCCAGGTGCTTTTACTCATTATAGCTATGCGATTCGTGATGCAGTTGCAAGTGTGACTGTTCCACTCATTGAAGTTCATGTTTCGAATGTTCATGCACGCGAAGAATTTCGTCATCATTCGGTTATTGCGCCAGTAGCAACTGGGCAAATTGTTGGTCTTGGTTTTACAGGATATGAACTAGCCTTATGCGCGCTAATGAAGTAG
- a CDS encoding YqhR family membrane protein — MNQHSKQSVLITSLFGGIFFSFLGYVVYFLNFTDLHPAYMLHFFSKAAWTKGALGEVMGIISIGFLSIPIGYLYERIVPPNASIAIGIVLGFLLWLFVFFVLYRFFDSFKSVTELGVRTNITSICLYVLYSVFLGTSFSYAKRKEQGS, encoded by the coding sequence ATGAACCAACATTCCAAACAATCTGTGCTCATTACAAGCCTTTTTGGGGGAATATTTTTTTCGTTCTTAGGGTATGTGGTGTATTTTTTAAATTTTACAGATCTGCATCCTGCGTATATGCTTCACTTTTTTTCGAAAGCTGCATGGACGAAAGGCGCTTTAGGTGAAGTGATGGGGATTATTAGTATTGGTTTTTTGTCTATTCCTATCGGTTATCTATATGAGCGAATTGTTCCTCCCAATGCATCTATTGCAATAGGGATTGTGTTAGGCTTTCTTTTATGGCTATTTGTGTTTTTTGTTCTTTACCGTTTTTTTGATTCTTTTAAATCTGTTACGGAGCTCGGTGTTCGTACAAATATTACGAGCATTTGTTTATATGTATTGTATAGTGTGTTTCTCGGTACGTCTTTTTCCTACGCAAAACGAAAAGAACAAGGATCGTAA